TTTcgatcttttttaattttctgtGAATCTCTTTTGGAAGGGAATAGTCCCACCCATTTTTGGGTCTTTTAGTTGAAAATATTGAGAATTGGTAAAGttctttgatttgattttttttcctagTTTCTCGATCTATTGTGTTCGGTGAGGTTCAGAcgatttatttgtttttttaatgtaaatttttagttttaattgaaaataacaacGTTTcccttttgtaatttatttgtaTGGCTATATACCTCACGTGTGTTGTTGAGGGATTGATGGGTAGATATTGTGTGAAATTTTTAGCTTTCTTGATTTGGGAAAAGGGATGAGAATTTTAATTTGCCAgcaaaaattttggaaaatggAAGTGTAGAAGAGTGCCGAATTTTGATTGGTCCCAGACTTTGTTAATTTCTCTATTTCTGTTTGGTGTCATTTGCTTTTGTAGAGATACATTAGTTTTCGACTTTTAATTTCTGATTCCCTTACGAGTTCTTTTCTAGATGGTATTTCTGATTTAGGAATTTTGTTGCTTCAATTTCCGGTACTTTTTACTTTGACTGCCATACCCGCAATAAATTTAGTCTGTCAAACTTATCTCACCTTTTAGATCCAGAATTTAAAAGCAAAGTAAATACTTATCATAATGATGACCTATGTAGAAGGGGAAGGGGAGGAAACGGGTGTTTTGGAGTGGCTAATGGAAGGTAGTTGTTTGACATTAACCATACCAGtgttatcatataaaaaaatttgtagctGCCCTCTTCCTTTATCCTTTTTAATACCAATTTATAATCAAATCACACTTTATTCAGGCGCAGAAATACTAAACTTATTGGATAAATAACACGTTGTGTACTGCTTTTTGTCAGACTGATTTGTGAtagatgtttatttatttattttttcattaatgtcTTATCTTACTTCGAATCCTCTGTGTCACAGTAAAAGTTCAAAATGAGTCGTGCCCAGGATGCAAACCGATCATTCTTCCCTTTTGGAAATCCTTTTAGGATGATATCCCCGAAAGGCATTAAAATTTCTTCTCAGCTTTTGTTAGTATTACAAGCTTTCGAAGCAACTTTGGAAGAGAGGCTGAAAAGGCTTATTCCCGAGAGCAAGGATGAGATCCTTAGTTTGTCTTGGATGACTCTGGCGATGCAGGTACTCTGCGAGAGTCACAGTGACATTAAAACCCTCACTGCAGAGCTTGAGCTTCCTGTTAATGATTGGGATGTGAAATGGATAGATGTGTACTTTGACATTAGCATGAAGTTGCTGGATATATGCAATGCATTCAGCTCTGAATTATCACGAATGAGTCAGGGTCAACTCTTACTTCAGTGTGCGTTGCATAATTTAGGTTCCTCCTCTTCAGAGCAGTATCATCGGGCATGTTCTTCACTTGATGGTTGGAAGAAACATATGGGTTCAGGAAACCCCAGGATTGAGAAATGTGGAGGCATTTTGGATGGTCTTCTGGGGTCACTTGATCTTCCTAAGGTTAAAAAGTCTGCAAAAGGGAAGGTTTTGGTGCAAGCTATGTACGGAATCAAGGTTCTCACAGTATTTGTATGCAGTGTGTTTGCTGCAGCCTTTTCAGGGTCTACAAAGAATATGTTCGACTTGGACGTGGCCGATATATATTCTTGGGCTTCGACCTTTAAAAGGTTGCAAAATCTTGTAAATGAGGAAATTAGAGTTAGATTTTCGTGTGGAAGATTTGCTGTATTGAATGAGTTGGAATCTGTTGATTCCTCTTTAAAGGAATTGTATCCTATTATGCAGAGTGCTGTAGATCCCACTGAGATGAAATTGCTTCCGGATGTTGTTGGGCAATTAGGTAGATCAACGACGAATCTTTCACAGGGACTAGATCTTCTTGCAAAGGAAGTTGATAGCTTTTTCCAAGTGGTCTTGACTGGTCGTGATGCCTTGCTATCAAATCTGAGGTCGGGTGCTACTGTCATTCACAGCAATCTCGGGGTAACGGAAATGCAGAGATAGTCAATTGAATGTGTTCCAAACTAACTCTGGTACACACAGATGGATCTAGGTTTTTGGTTTTCTGTTTTATGATTGACGGTGCTCAATCATGTCTAACTTATTGTATGGAAGTTAGAATGATTAGTAGGTTTTATGTCTGTGTTATTGTTCTTAAATGTATATTTGTGATGTTCTATGTAATGTTAAATAACTAAGTGTATATGAAGAAGTTATTTGTGCTCATAGAAGTTTGTAATTTGCTGCCCTTTAATTCTTTCTCTTCATTTGTTAATGAAATCCGTGTAATTTAAGAAGCTTAAAATGCGGTTGCATTGTTTTTGGTTTCTTATTTGGAGGGATATGGAAGGGGAATGATTTCCTGTTATTTGCTTTTTACATATCTTCATATCAAGGCGCCACATCTAATTTTGATTTCCTGTTGTCACCTTAAGTCAGAACTTCTTGCAATTGTAATTCACTGCCCTGCATTACTTGTTGAGATCTGTGCAAATTGAGTTCTTTTTGAGATCTGAAAACTTGAAAATTTTCTAGAGTACACACTCGCTTTTTCTTATCAACTATGAGCTGAAGTGGGGTGAGCTTTTCATGCTCTGTTGAAAGCCTTGGGGACCAAGTCTTATGAGGTCGACCATAGGTTTCATCACCCTCGATAAGCCTCTCAGAATATCAGGTGGTAGAGAAATCAAAGATTTGAACCTCTTTTAACAAATTGATAGCATTCTCTAAAGATAATCTGGAGAGCTCCGCAAGCTGTGTTGAAGAGAGCAGAGACCAAAAATAGAGAACTGTTCTGGTCAAGTTCTCCTGGCGGTCTCATTGTGAAAGAGCCACAAAAAACCAAGCCACGTGCATGCTATGGACCTAGTGAACATTTTGGTCTTGCAACAGCctcttcaacatttttcttctgtttttaattCCTGATTGAAATTAAGTTACTTGAGGCAACTTTTTTTGCTGGAGCATTCTAACTCGATACATGAACATAAAGCtacattaaatattttccaAGAATTTAATAATCCATACTAATTCTATTCAAGATCATTGTTTTTGGCAGAGGATACCTGTCATTTTTACAATAAAAGCACTCCTTTGGTACATGCCCACCTCCCTAATGTTATATTTGGTTATGTGGTGATTAAGTGttcttaaattcaaataaatgaatctaATAATTAAGTTATATCAAATTACCAATAACTAATATTTgaccataaaaaaatttatgatttttgttttccaaaattaaaGAATAGCAAATAAagactaagaaaaaaaatgataatatatcaAACTCCACAACTCCACTTACATTAACTCGAAGAGGAATACACATTTTAGCTCCAATTTGGGCTGTGTATATACTATTGTAATGTAACATCTACGaaacaacaaaatttgactTACTTGGTTCTTATTCCCTTTTGTTCACTAATTAAACATGTTATATATGTAATTGgcattatatttaattcatatgcTTTTTGCGTTATAACCTTCACAACATTGGACAAAAGAAAAATCCCTGTAATCTATCTAATTATTCTTATAAATtgattcttcatattttttcattttataattatttgataccATGGATAATTGTATTAAACAGAAGCCAAGAAGCATTACTTGAATGTTTCATCCAAACCGTTTGTTACTGTTTGAAAATGGCTTTTAGGATACTCTCAGCAAGACTTTTAACAAGCATATTTTGATTCATGTTAACTCTGAAACTTACAGCATCATCAAGTCATCAGGTTTCACAAAAACCTTTCATTTCTATAATTTGAAACACCATTCATCTCTGAACTTGAGAAGTGCTTTCTTGATAATCCTAAAACAATAACTTATCTCCAACATAAGTCATGCTGGTACTGCATTTCTTGAGTTCCAGCATGTCAATAGGAAGAGTATCTTCTGGAAAATCACATGCTGTGATCTTCTCTGGCCCTTGATCAGGCAACAAACCACAAGGTGGAGGATTGACCCCACTTGTGACCCCTTCAATATCAGTGCAGGTCCAAGGCTGCTTCTTGGCCTTTGCTGCCATCCTAAGAGTCACATTGGCAATGCAGATTCCTGTGAATGGATCATTGGATATTCCTTGAAACCTTGCAGCTATGGTGACATTATCAGCCACAACATCTCTGTAGTTGATGTTTTTTATCTCAGGTAAAGCATTAGGGTCATAGTGGGTATCAGCATGAGAGTTATAGTCACCAGTCATCTTGAAAGCCCATTT
This region of Vigna unguiculata cultivar IT97K-499-35 chromosome 5, ASM411807v1, whole genome shotgun sequence genomic DNA includes:
- the LOC114184964 gene encoding protein BPS1, chloroplastic-like, which codes for MSRAQDANRSFFPFGNPFRMISPKGIKISSQLLLVLQAFEATLEERLKRLIPESKDEILSLSWMTLAMQVLCESHSDIKTLTAELELPVNDWDVKWIDVYFDISMKLLDICNAFSSELSRMSQGQLLLQCALHNLGSSSSEQYHRACSSLDGWKKHMGSGNPRIEKCGGILDGLLGSLDLPKVKKSAKGKVLVQAMYGIKVLTVFVCSVFAAAFSGSTKNMFDLDVADIYSWASTFKRLQNLVNEEIRVRFSCGRFAVLNELESVDSSLKELYPIMQSAVDPTEMKLLPDVVGQLGRSTTNLSQGLDLLAKEVDSFFQVVLTGRDALLSNLRSGATVIHSNLGVTEMQR